One region of Girardinichthys multiradiatus isolate DD_20200921_A chromosome 1, DD_fGirMul_XY1, whole genome shotgun sequence genomic DNA includes:
- the zgc:154075 gene encoding putative oxidoreductase YteT, producing the protein MGQNSSQESNMTTPVHVIIVGAGCRGEIYAQFASIHPKRMKVVAVADPRKFARTKLQTKHKIEDKNVFEDWQSIVERDKFADAVLICTPDRIHKDPAVAFAKKGYHILLEKPMATTPEDCTAIVEACTQGGVMLSVGHVLRYDPLIHKIKELIDAGVIGDVIHIQHLEPVGFYHFAHSFVRGNWRNEAESSFALLAKSCHDIDLIHHWAGARRCVKVSSFGSVSHFQKEKKPTGAGDRCLDCSVEGNCPYSACKIYVDSVKQGHTGWPVSVICPNSLPDIESVTEALRTGPYGRCVYDCDNDVCSNQVVNMEFEEGLTAAFSMVAFTEEICQRKTTIYGSKGELSYNGREIRVFDFLTRIPTKHTASSEDLKHYGISGHGGADYHLMNAFISAVANNDPSMIRSGPEETLISHLLVFEAERSRVESRVVYCGDTAES; encoded by the exons ATGGGACAAAACAG TTCACAGGAGTCCAATATGACTACACCTGTCCATGTGATCATTGTGGGAGCTGGCTGTCGAGGGGAGATCTACGCCCAGTTTGCTTCAATTCATCCTAAACGCATGAAG GTTGTTGCTGTGGCTGATCCAAGAAAGTTTGCCCGCACCAAACTGCAAACGAAGCACAAAATTGaggataaaaatgtatttgaag actGGCAAAGCATTGTTGAACGAGATAAGTTTGCAGATGCTGTGTTAATTTGCACTCCAGATCGCATTCATAAG GATCCTGCTGTTGCTTTTGCAAAGAAGGGCTACCACATTCTCCTGGAAAAACCAATGGCA ACAACCCCAGAGGACTGCACAGCAATAGTGGAAGCTTGCACTCAGGGTGGTGTGATGCTGTCTGTGGGTCACGTTCTCCGATATGATCCACTTATTCACAAGATCAAG GAGCTCATAGATGCTGGAGTGATTGGTGATGTGATCCATATACAGCACCTTGAGCCG GTCGGGTTTTATCACTTTGCTCACTCATTTGTTCGAGGTAACTGGAGGAATGAAGCTGAGAGCTCTTTCGCTCTGCTGGCTAAATCGTGCCATGACATTGACCTAATACATCACTGGGCTGGAGCCCGCag GTGTGTAAAAGTGTCATCTTTTGGATCGGTCAGCCACTTCCAGAAAGAGAAAAAG CCAACAGGTGCTGGAGATCGTTGTCTCGATTGTTCGGTAGAAGGAAACTGTCCATACTCGGCATGCAAAATCTATGTGGACAGTGTGAAGCAG GGTCACACTGGCTGGCCGGTGTCAGTCATCTGCCCAAACTCACTCCCTGACATTGAGTCCGTCACTGAAGCTCTGAGGACTGGACCGTATGGCCGCTGCGTCTATGATTGCGACAACGATGTCTGCAGTAACCAG GTTGTAAACATGGAGTTTGAAGAGGGCTTAACAGCTGCCTTCTCTATGGTGGCTTTCACTGAGGAGATTTGCCAAcgaaaaacaacaatatatggCAGCAAA GGAGAGTTGTCTTATAATGGCCGTGAGATTCGCGTGTTTGACTTTCTGACCAGGATACCCACAAAGCACACAGCAAGCAGTGAAGATCTCAAACACTACGGCATAAGTGGGCATGGTGGGGCCGACTACCACCTCATGAATGCTTTTATTTCTGCAGTGGCT AACAATGATCCGTCCATGATTCGATCAGGCCCTGAGGAGACGCTGATCAGCCATTTGCTTGTGTTTGAAGCTGAGCGATCGAGGGTGGAGAGCAGGGTGGTGTACTGTGGAGACACAGCTGAAAGCTAG